The DNA sequence GTGCAGCTGGTAATTGCAGCAATAACGACATCACCCTCATTCAGTGTCTCTTTTTTGCCGTCGATTTCTACAGGGACAGACTTAAGCGCGATCTGTTTCTTTTTTCCGGAGTCAGAATCGATAGAGGAACCCGAGCTTTCCATGAAATTAAGGAAACTGTCACCTATCCTGCCAAGGTCCACTCTCTGCTGAGGAAGTTTAGGTCCTGCAACACTAGGAGTAACCTTTGATAGATCGACATTTATTACGCTCGAGTACTCGATGTTTTCCAAGTTACCAAATAAGCCCTGTGCCCTGAAGTACTTCTCTATCAGCTCTATGGATTCTTCATCCCTCCCTGTGAGTCTCAGATAAGAAAGAGTTTTGTTGTCCACAGGGAAAAGGGCGGTAGTCGCGCCATATTCCGGGCACATGTTGGAAACAGTTGCCCGGTCTGCAACAGAAAGATGCGTAACACCATCGCCGAAGAATTCTACAAATTTATCCACAACCTTGCTTCTCCTTAGCATTTCCGTTATTGTAAGCACCAAATCGGTCGCTGTAATGCCTGGCCTGAGAGAGCCGGAAAGTTTGACTCCGACAACCTGAGGCAATTTATAGTAAACGGCCTGATTGAGCATTGCTGCTTCGGCCTCTATTCCCCCGACACCCCATCCGAGAACACCCAAACCGTTAACCATGGTCGTATGGGAATCCATACCTAGAACCATGTCCGGAAATGCCAAGCTCTTCCCATCTTTGTTTACCCTGAAAACAACCTTGGCGAGGAACTCCAGATTCACCTGGTGGCATATTCCTACCGATGGAGGAATAACTCTGAGGTTATGAAACGCGTTTTGTGCCCATTTAAGGAAAACATACCGCTCTCTGTTGCGCTCTCCCTCTTTCTCCTGGTTTAACACGACTGCATCTGGTGTGTTATAAAAATCGACCTGAACGGAATGGTCTATCACTAGATCAACCGGTATCTGTGGCTCCACAATTTCCGGCGACTTACCCTTGCTTACTGCCGCATCCCTCATGGCAGCAAGATCGGTAACTGCAGGTACTCCCGTAAGATCCTGCATCAGCACTCTTGATATTTTCAACGGAATTTCAGAATTTTCGGGATCTTTGGAATTCCAGTTCAAAATGCTTTCCACATTCGATTCATTTATGCCTTTTCCATCCAAGTTCCTTACAACTGATTCAAGAATTATGCGCAAAGATCTCGGCAATCTATCGACGTCAAAACCAAGCTCGCTCAATCTCGGAATAGAATAATAATGAATCACGTCATTTCCAACTCGCAACGTTTCTTCAATCTGATACTTCGATGCCATAATATCAGATGTTAATGGTAAAATCGTAATTATGCATTTCTATGCTTTTACTTTCTATAAAATGAATAAATTTCCAGTGACTTTTATGCGATATAAGCTCATAAACGATTGTAAACGTTTACTGTTGCTGCCTAAACGACATTTCATTCGATCAAGATAACAGATACATGGGCCCTGCATCAATCAAAACTGGGAACTCTTAGCTTCCGTATAAAAATAAGATATTTATTAAATTCAAAGATTCAGATAAATCCAGCCTTCTGATTGTTTTCTTGCTATTTCAACGAAACTTGCAGGAACCGAAACTACGCCTGGAACAAGATCGTCTTGTGTTATGTTTCTCTCTTTCATCGCAACTCCACAAGCTACGACTTTCACTTTTTTCATTCCAAGGATGGGTGATATTACACCTTTCTCGATCACTGCAGATATTCCGCTTTCAAGATACACCATCTCTATTTCGTCAACATCGCTGAGCTTCGACATATTCGTAGCCGCAATGATAGATATGGGAATTTTATGCTCCTCAGCCACTTCAAATATAATTTTCATACCTAGATATCTCTTCCACATTCTTAAGCTATGGTACATCGTCTATCTCTTCCTGCATTCTCTAGAAATAAAGTCTAACTGAAGTACTCGATTCGAAAAATCTCTGGAAGCTATTATTCTTCGAGATGGTTAATCTGATATACAAGATCGCATTCTCGATAATATTGTCTGAACAGGAAAATTTATACTTAGAAGGAGAAGAGAAGTTTGGTTTCTTTTCTTCATTATTCTACCCGATTGTAAATATAATCCCGACAACGCGAAACTTTTACAAATTCGTTCTTTCTGAGATCGAAAAGAAAGATTTTGATACACTGCTTGATATTGGCAGTGGGCGTGGAACAGTTTTGATTCGTATTGGAAAAATTAAGAAAAACTCCCGTCTTGTTGGCTTCGATCCCTCTCCTAGCATGGTGAAGCGGGCTAATCATTCAGCTGCAAAGTCCGGCTTTTCAGATCGCATAAAGTTCCTGCTAGGTAGCAGCAGGTCGTTGGATCCCAAAGAAAAATACGATATTATAATCACCACTCTATCCTTCCATCACTGGAAGAATAGGGAACAGAGCATTGAAAACATCATGAATGCACTTAGACCCACTGGCGAATTCATAATATTTGAGATCACTAATAATGGTGCCTTTAACCGCAGGTTTGTAAGATCTCACCTTATGAGCAGAGCTGAATTCAATTCCATTGGTTCCAAAATCGGATACATCCCTGCAATAAACGAGCAATGCGGATTCATCTCTGCATCTTTCAAAAAGAATGATTAAAATCCTTCCTAACTTTGAAATTCTAATATGAAAAACTCTTCCTGTTCCCAAGTTTAAAGCAATGATGGGACAATGAGCATCGCGAAGAAGAGATTGAAGAGTACAACAAGGGTAATGATCACAAATTTCTTGTCCTTGTTTGTGGCAAACCACACAAGTCTAACAACGACTACACTGATAGATGTAAAGATCAATAGCCACAGACCAAGTGCTATGAAATAAATCCCATCCAGCCTTAAAACACCTTGTATTATGTCACTGGTAGGAATATTTTTGGAATCTATTCCATGGCCTAAAGAGTAAGAGTAACTTGCGATCTGTTGCAGTGTGAATCCATCTCCTTCCCTTTTTACAAAGAGTAGTATAACGCCTGATAAGATAAATATCACACTGAGTATAGATCCTCCCCTGAGAAAATGGCTGACTACCATTGTGTCATCAAAGCTTTTCACTTACTTTCCCTCCCTTCGGTATGATTTTTTCGTGGAAGAACAAGAGAAGTATTGTTATGACCGCAACGACTGCTGCAAACGAGAACTGAAAAACAGTATCCACAAACACCAAGTTTATCTTGTCTAGTCCGCTGAAAATCATGTCCAGCCCCAGGAAGATAAGGACGGAGAAAAATATCAGGCGTATATTTTCGTTTGAAATCCTTACTAAGACCTTGGATCCATAGTATGCCCCTATCAGGACTCCTATTGCGGTGGCAGCAGCGATCATTGGCTGTATAAATCCTGCGTACCAGTAGATCGTGCTGCTTGTTGCTGCAGTGATGCCTATCATGAAATTGCTCGTGGTGGTCGTGACCTTCATGGGCAGGTTCAGTGCCCAGTCCATTCCCAGTACTTTAAGAGCACCACTTCCTATCCCGAGCAAACCGGAGAAGAAGCCTGCAAAGAACATTATAGTTTCCCCGAGGTACCATCTGGAGCCTTCGTAGTTTATGGTTCGTTTCAACCGCTCATCAAAATAACTTCCACTCAATTTGAAAAATTTGGTGCTCCAGTCAGGTTTCGTCTTCTTGGGAATCTCGCTATGGAGTTTCTTTACCGCAGGGTACAGTGAGAATAATAGTACCGAGCCGAATATTACGTATACGATCCATGAGAGTGAATGCGCGTACATGTAAATAGCAACAAATGAACCTACTATCGCTCCGCCTGTTGTTGCCATTTCCAGGCTTATGCTAAGGTTCACGTTTGCTATCTTCTCTTTTGTGTATGCACTTGCCGAACCATCGGATGTCGCTATGGTCGAAATCAAGCTAGCCCCCGTGGCGAATATTATAGGTATTCCGTAGAATAGTGTTAGTACCGGTACAAGTATCGTCCCCCCGCCTAAACCTGTCAGAGAGCCAAGAAAGCCGGAAAAGACTCCAGCCAACATGATGGAGAAGAATCGAATTAAGATCCCGATGAAATTCAACATCAATTATCATGCTCTATTTCCGTTAGTTTTTGTTTTGTGAATTTTGGCGGGATAACCAGCACGGGTATCCGCGATTCTTTCAATAATTCGCTGCTCACAGAATCTAGGAATACCTTTCCGATGGTTCCTAGTTTACGCTCACCCATCAATATCAGGTCAACCCCATGCTTTAAAGCAGTCAACATCAGATTTTCTCCGACGCTCCTGTCAGGATCGTCTATGAGTTCAAATTCAGCATTCATATGCATTGATTCGGCGATCCTTCTTGCATTGTAAAGTACCTCATTGCCTTTCATTTCCATTTTTTCTATTCTTCTGTCATCTTCCGGAAGGGTGTACTCGTCAAATTTTGGTGGATTCTTACCAGTATATGGGATGACATATACAACGTACAGGGTCTCTATCGAGTTTTCAAAAAATACCAGAAACTCAAGAGCAACTTTTGATGCATTACTGCCGTCGAAGGCTACCATCACTTTCATAAATCACGAAGGGCTCGGTTGGATATGAAAGAAAACACTAACATAGTATAGAAAACCTATAAATAAAATGGAAAATCATGTTATTTGAAAATTGCTCATCATACGATAGAATATCCTGATAAGTTGCAGAGTTGATGAATCCGTCTTTTGATAAATCTTCACAACGGTGAATACTTTTTCTTTTTGGCCTCACTTTGATATTTTATTGCCACTTTTTCTCCAGGCTGTCATTCCCCCTTTAAGGTGGGCAATTTTACTAAAGTCATTTCTTAGCATAATTGCGGCGGCCGCACGGCTTCTATGTCCTGTTGCGCAAACCAATAGATATGTCCGGTCCTTTTCAAGTGAGTGAAGTCTATCTTTTAACGAATTCAATGGAACTAGCAGACTACCTTCTATATGACCATGCGAATACTCGGTATGCGTTCTCACGTCTATCAAAACAGATCCATCCACTTTTCGCGCGTTATCGAATTCATCCGGATCGTACTCAACAAGACCTTTCGGAGTAATGAAGTAATCAAGAATCCCCATTTGCTTTCGTATTTTCATTTGTTATTAAAAGATCATGTTAATTTTAAGTGACAACGCGTCTCTAAATTGCATCGAAGATGTTCTTAGGTCAACTATTAATATGATAACGGTTTTTATTGCATTGTTTTATTAATCACCTTTTGAATCTCATGTTATGTCCAAAATAAAAAACATAGAAATATTAGAACTAGGGGAGAAAGGAAGGGAAGTATCATCTCCATGGAGTTCCACTATACTTTTGGTGAAACTAACGTCTGAGGATGGATCAATCGGATGGGGCGAATGCCCAACAACTCTTATGACCATGCCTGTCAAGGAAAGCATGAATGAAGTAAAAAGGATATTCCAGGACGCCGATTTCTATAATGTGGAAAGGAATATCAAGGAGTTCTACAAGCACTCGTTTTACCTCTCAAAGTCAATGGAAGCTACTTCGGCACTCAGTGCATTCGAAATTGCAAGCTGGGACCTGATCGGCAAATCTTATGGTGCCCCCGTATACGACCTGCTTGGCGGGAAGTTCAATGACGATATACGTGCCTATGCGAATGGATGGTATTCGAATTGTGTTACACCCGATGACTTTGTTGCCAAAGCAAAAAAAGTTGTTGCAACCGGCCTGGACGCAATGAAATTCGATCCTTTCGGAAACAATTTTGATAAATTGACACGGGGAGGCCTTAAAAATGCAGAAAATATCGTTGGTGCATTGAGAAACGAATTTGGAGATAAGGTCGATCTTCTGATTGAGTGCCATGGCCGATTTTCCACGCGTTATGCTCTCGAGGCTGGAAAAGCCCTCGAAAAGTACAACCCATTCTTCATGGAGGAACCTGTTCACCCAGAGCTCGAATTCGGTCTGGCAGAGGTTAAAAGAAACGTTAAGATCCCGATTGCCCTTGGCGAGAGGCTTCTAAACAAGACAGATTTTGCAAGGTTCATCTCGACGGGTCTCGTGGACGTCATTCAGCCAGATATCACAAATTCTCTTGGCGTTCTCGAGGGAAAGAAGATAGCTGCGATAGCGGAATCATTTGGTGTGCAGGTCGCTTTCCACAACGCCTTCGGCCCAATTCAGACTGCCGCAACGTTGAATGTCGATACAACTCTACCCAATTTCTTGATACAAGAGAGCTTTGAGGAATTCTGGCCCGACTGGAAAAAGAATCTTCTTACTGTAGGATACACACTTAAGAACGGTAAATTCACTCTATCTGGAAAACCCGGTCTCGGAATTGAGGTTAACGAAAAAATTACGAAGGATTACGCAGTAGATGGAATGGAGCCATTCGTTCCTAACGAGCCACCATGGGTTGTATCCGGAACATATAAATAAGAATAAAATTATTTTCTTTTGAAATCCTCATCTATCCTTTTTCTTAATTCTTTGTCTACCGTGTAATCATATGCTGTTTGGCTCAATACGGATATAACTATGTTCAGGGGCTCCTTAGCTGATTCAGATCCAGCCGCTGCTAGCGACGCTCTAGAATGCCATGGTGTCCCAGCATCTGCTATCTTGAATCCAAGTTCGAGAGCAGGCACTAATTGTGAAACATTTGCGAAGTCAGTTGAACCGGAGGGCATTTCCTTCAGAGACTGTTCTAGCGGCTGACAGGACACACCCTTTTCCAAAAGTTTGTCCCGTATGAAGTTGGAAAGGGCCGGATTAATTTTCGTTGGAAGGAACAGAGGACCTATTTCTTTTATCTCATAGGTTGTTTCGGTTGCAATGGAACATCCATAGACAATATTCTTGAATTTATTTATCAGCTCTTTCTCATATTCAACATCGGATGACCTAATACCATAAACGAGTGAAGCTTTTTCGGGTGTGACGTTCGAAGCCTGCCCCCCTTCCTTTATTATTCCATGAATCACAACGTTCTTGTCCCTTTTCACATGCTGCCTTAACATATTTACCGCAGTGTAAGTGAGTATTGCTCCGTCGAGAGCACTTTTTCCCTTCTCTGGGCTTGCAGCCTCATGGGCCGCGACACCCTTGAACACAACCTCAAGATCTTGAACAGCAAGTGCAATATCACCAACGTCCCAGCGATCTCCGGGGTGAGCTCCTAAAACAAGATCTATGTCGTTGAATGCCCCTTTATTTGCGAGCAGAATCTTTGATCCAGAGTATTTACCGGAACCCTCTTCGTCCGGAGTGCCCAGTACGATGATTTTTCCGTTAGTGATCTTTTTAGATGCTTCAATGGCTGCAAAAACATTCGCGGCTGCAATCAGGTTATGGCCACAGGCATGCCCGATTCCAGGAAGTGCATCATACTCGGCTAGGAATGCTATGTTAAATTCTCCTTTACCCTTAATCATCTCAGCTCTGAATGATGTCGGTATATCCATATAGCCTCTCTGAACATTAAATCCATTTGCTTCTAGAACATCTTCCAGTAGCTTTGATGATTTTACCTCTTGGCTGCCAATTTCTGAAAGCTCAAATATTTGCCTTGCCACATCCCAGGCGGTAAGTTTTTCTGCCTTTTCCATGCGTCATGGAATGTTCAACTATTATATTTATATAGCCAACGTTAAGAAGGTTTAATGAAGCAAAGACAACTCAGAGAAGTAAAAAGAATACCACTCAGTCTGCCCGTCTCTCATCACTTTTTCAGACAAGGCTGAAATCATCATCGTGGTAGATTGATTATGTATCGGATCTATTTCTATTTCTCCATTGCTGAAGAAAAACACATTGCGACGAATCAGAAACATGAAACATTTGAGAATTGAATTTCAATGATAAAAAACGTCAGGATCCTGGATTTAATATATCAATATGGAAATGAATCATTATCAATCTGCTGTCAATTCTAGTAAAAGTTAGCGTTAAATTTTTATCAGGAATACGCTCTCATAAAGTGAAGGGGCTGTGGGGTAGCTTGGTATCCTACGGGCTTTGGGAGCCTGAGACCCCGGTCCAAATCCGGGCAGCCCCATCCATTTTTCTGGGTTCTATGGCATCCTGACCCTTCATGCCTTGATCTTTAAGGTTCAGAATCAGAAGATTCGTTTCTCCTTTCTTCAAATTTCATCATTCTACCATCTGAGTAGGTTCTGAAGTAATACGAAAACTCTTTTCCGTCATTGACAGCTACGCAATTTCGGCCCGAACTGTAATTGCCGTGCAGTTCTACATAATCGATCTTGTTCCATCCAGTATTCCGCTTAACCTCGCGAGCCATGTTCTCGAAGATGTCGGCGCACACGTTGCAGCAGAAAAACATATTTTCTCCGTCAATTTCCCGGTAGTACTCACCCCACGTTGCATTACATAACGCACATCCTTCAGTGTTGTTCGTCTTCAATAATCTCACCTCTCTCAATTCTCGCTTCAAGGTACTGTCCAAAAACAAAAGAAGAGGAAAGGAAAGCATCTTGAATACTCTCCGTTGTTTCTCTATCGGCATATCTGTTGATAAGGTCCAGGGCCTCCATTGAGTGGGAAACATCGGCTTTGTACCCTTCCATAAGAAAAGCCTTTACCTCGCTCGGAACATCTGAACTGTCGAGTATTTCGAGATTGAAGTAATCGTATTTCGCTCCATAGTCCCTGAGACCGCTGTTCGCTACGAGCTCAAGAGAATGCATTGCGGCCATGATCTCGATCCAGCTTTTTTCACGTGCTATACTGCTCCATCGTTTGATGGCTTTTTCTGTCTTTGGCAAAGGTCTGGAATTGTAAATTCTGGTCCTCGCTATACCATATGTTTCTCCCATCTCAAGAAGCAGCTCTATGTGCGGCTTGTAATTTTCATAACCGTAATATTCACTTAATATATTCCCTATCTCATAGTGCTGTACATCGTCCAGATCAGTCATTGATACGATGGCCGAGCATGATTTCACCCACTGTTTCAGGAAAAAATAATGTTCAAAAGAATATCCCTTGAGAACTGCTGGATTGTAATACTGCATCATCAATATGAATGGATGCGGTCGATCTCCTCTGAACTGTTCTATAAATCTCTTAATAATCCACGTTTTTATATTCGTATAGGCGTAAAATTCATTAAACTTTTTTGAAAGGTCGTCTCTGCCAATTTTTGCCTTTGATATATTGTTATTGAGCCAGGATACATGATCAGAATCACTATCATCAGCTTTCACTAGAAAATGGTCCGCAAAAGCAATAAAATCACGTGAGTCAAATTTTTCCAAACAAACAGGACATTCCATTGATTGAACAATCCAAGATCAATATATAAGCGTGACCCATGTCTAGGAAGCAAGAGGTTTGATTCATAGTTACTTTTGGACAAGACTGTCACTCTGTGACTCGCAATCGCACTGTTCTCGGTTGGTTTCTTTGGAGGAGCTAAATCGATCTCATTTTTGCGGAAAGATATTATTGAACCACTATTCTTCAACCTTTCATTGGGCTAATTCATGTTAATTTAGTAGGATTTCTATTATCCGTCTTATTCTGAAATTTTTACCAGCTATACTAATTATCTATCAAATTCGTTTGTGTAGGTCTGGCATTTTTTCAATAACTTCCCTAGTGAATTCATTTTCAGGTGAATTGATTATCTTCTCAGGAGTACCTTGTTCAATTATTTTGCCACGCTTTAAAATATAGATCATATCTGAAACGTATGCACATCTGTTCATATCATTGTCCATGTATATGTAGAGAACTTTATCTTTTGTTTTTCTGAGAATACTTAATAGGCGAAAAAGCGTGAGAGTATCAAGGTAGGAAAACGGCTCATCGAGGACCATGCAGTCCGGTTGTTGCGATAACGCAATAGAAAAAGCGAGCATCTGTCTCTCTCCTCCTGATAGCGTTGATATCAATCTTGTTTCATAATTTCTTCTGGAGAGGCCAGTCAATTCAAAGGTATTCCATACGTTAACAAGATCCAGATTGTTTAAACTGGATGTGGTCTCAATATGCCATCTTACATCTTTTGCTGGATTAAGGGACGTATAAGGATCCTGAAAAACGTATCTCACACTCTTATTTTTTCTCTCAAGGGATCCGTTATAAAACACAGACCCTGTGTCTGGTCTTTGATATCCTGAAATTATATCTCCAAGTGTAGTTTTTCCTGATCCTGAATCTCCAAAAATTGCAAAAATATCACCATCCCTGAATATGGCGCTGACATCTTTCAGAGCATAAAATTTCTCCTTCTTTATCCTACTTTGTTTTACAATGTAATATCTTTGAACGTCTTTTACCTCAATCATTGTACCATTCCGGATATCTCACGCATCTGTATCCATGATTTCCATCCTTCATATACGGTATATCTGATCTGCAGATTTCCTTCATGTGCCTGCACTTTCTTAAATAAACGCATCCACCGTCAATTCCGTTATCAGTATCCGCGTATCTTCTATGTTTGCTATTTAATGAAGGTACCGAGCTTATAATTTCTTGTACATAAGGATGATGCGGCCTGTAAATTACTTCATTCCATGTCCCGTCCTCAACAATTGTCCCATTCCTCATGACATAAACCCTGTCACATAGCTGAAAAACTGGTATAA is a window from the Thermoplasmatales archaeon genome containing:
- a CDS encoding ATP-binding cassette domain-containing protein; its protein translation is MIEVKDVQRYYIVKQSRIKKEKFYALKDVSAIFRDGDIFAIFGDSGSGKTTLGDIISGYQRPDTGSVFYNGSLERKNKSVRYVFQDPYTSLNPAKDVRWHIETTSSLNNLDLVNVWNTFELTGLSRRNYETRLISTLSGGERQMLAFSIALSQQPDCMVLDEPFSYLDTLTLFRLLSILRKTKDKVLYIYMDNDMNRCAYVSDMIYILKRGKIIEQGTPEKIINSPENEFTREVIEKMPDLHKRI
- a CDS encoding rhodanese-like domain-containing protein — encoded protein: MKIRKQMGILDYFITPKGLVEYDPDEFDNARKVDGSVLIDVRTHTEYSHGHIEGSLLVPLNSLKDRLHSLEKDRTYLLVCATGHRSRAAAAIMLRNDFSKIAHLKGGMTAWRKSGNKISK
- a CDS encoding TA0938 family protein, yielding MKTNNTEGCALCNATWGEYYREIDGENMFFCCNVCADIFENMAREVKRNTGWNKIDYVELHGNYSSGRNCVAVNDGKEFSYYFRTYSDGRMMKFEERRNESSDSEP
- a CDS encoding DUF1634 domain-containing protein, which produces MKSFDDTMVVSHFLRGGSILSVIFILSGVILLFVKREGDGFTLQQIASYSYSLGHGIDSKNIPTSDIIQGVLRLDGIYFIALGLWLLIFTSISVVVVRLVWFATNKDKKFVIITLVVLFNLFFAMLIVPSLL
- a CDS encoding sulfite exporter TauE/SafE family protein — protein: MLAGVFSGFLGSLTGLGGGTILVPVLTLFYGIPIIFATGASLISTIATSDGSASAYTKEKIANVNLSISLEMATTGGAIVGSFVAIYMYAHSLSWIVYVIFGSVLLFSLYPAVKKLHSEIPKKTKPDWSTKFFKLSGSYFDERLKRTINYEGSRWYLGETIMFFAGFFSGLLGIGSGALKVLGMDWALNLPMKVTTTTSNFMIGITAATSSTIYWYAGFIQPMIAAATAIGVLIGAYYGSKVLVRISNENIRLIFFSVLIFLGLDMIFSGLDKINLVFVDTVFQFSFAAVVAVITILLLFFHEKIIPKGGKVSEKL
- a CDS encoding DsrE family protein is translated as MKIIFEVAEEHKIPISIIAATNMSKLSDVDEIEMVYLESGISAVIEKGVISPILGMKKVKVVACGVAMKERNITQDDLVPGVVSVPASFVEIARKQSEGWIYLNL
- a CDS encoding universal stress protein, whose protein sequence is MKVMVAFDGSNASKVALEFLVFFENSIETLYVVYVIPYTGKNPPKFDEYTLPEDDRRIEKMEMKGNEVLYNARRIAESMHMNAEFELIDDPDRSVGENLMLTALKHGVDLILMGERKLGTIGKVFLDSVSSELLKESRIPVLVIPPKFTKQKLTEIEHDN
- a CDS encoding class I SAM-dependent methyltransferase, which gives rise to MVNLIYKIAFSIILSEQENLYLEGEEKFGFFSSLFYPIVNIIPTTRNFYKFVLSEIEKKDFDTLLDIGSGRGTVLIRIGKIKKNSRLVGFDPSPSMVKRANHSAAKSGFSDRIKFLLGSSRSLDPKEKYDIIITTLSFHHWKNREQSIENIMNALRPTGEFIIFEITNNGAFNRRFVRSHLMSRAEFNSIGSKIGYIPAINEQCGFISASFKKND
- a CDS encoding mandelate racemase/muconate lactonizing enzyme family protein: MSKIKNIEILELGEKGREVSSPWSSTILLVKLTSEDGSIGWGECPTTLMTMPVKESMNEVKRIFQDADFYNVERNIKEFYKHSFYLSKSMEATSALSAFEIASWDLIGKSYGAPVYDLLGGKFNDDIRAYANGWYSNCVTPDDFVAKAKKVVATGLDAMKFDPFGNNFDKLTRGGLKNAENIVGALRNEFGDKVDLLIECHGRFSTRYALEAGKALEKYNPFFMEEPVHPELEFGLAEVKRNVKIPIALGERLLNKTDFARFISTGLVDVIQPDITNSLGVLEGKKIAAIAESFGVQVAFHNAFGPIQTAATLNVDTTLPNFLIQESFEEFWPDWKKNLLTVGYTLKNGKFTLSGKPGLGIEVNEKITKDYAVDGMEPFVPNEPPWVVSGTYK
- a CDS encoding amidohydrolase produces the protein MEKAEKLTAWDVARQIFELSEIGSQEVKSSKLLEDVLEANGFNVQRGYMDIPTSFRAEMIKGKGEFNIAFLAEYDALPGIGHACGHNLIAAANVFAAIEASKKITNGKIIVLGTPDEEGSGKYSGSKILLANKGAFNDIDLVLGAHPGDRWDVGDIALAVQDLEVVFKGVAAHEAASPEKGKSALDGAILTYTAVNMLRQHVKRDKNVVIHGIIKEGGQASNVTPEKASLVYGIRSSDVEYEKELINKFKNIVYGCSIATETTYEIKEIGPLFLPTKINPALSNFIRDKLLEKGVSCQPLEQSLKEMPSGSTDFANVSQLVPALELGFKIADAGTPWHSRASLAAAGSESAKEPLNIVISVLSQTAYDYTVDKELRKRIDEDFKRK
- a CDS encoding iron-containing redox enzyme family protein; translation: MECPVCLEKFDSRDFIAFADHFLVKADDSDSDHVSWLNNNISKAKIGRDDLSKKFNEFYAYTNIKTWIIKRFIEQFRGDRPHPFILMMQYYNPAVLKGYSFEHYFFLKQWVKSCSAIVSMTDLDDVQHYEIGNILSEYYGYENYKPHIELLLEMGETYGIARTRIYNSRPLPKTEKAIKRWSSIAREKSWIEIMAAMHSLELVANSGLRDYGAKYDYFNLEILDSSDVPSEVKAFLMEGYKADVSHSMEALDLINRYADRETTESIQDAFLSSSFVFGQYLEARIERGEIIEDEQH